CCAGCAGCTATTTTTTACCTTGATTTTAATGTCCTCTGCTGTAGCTTCTTCAAACTATTCGCCCAGTTCAAAAGTAATCTCCATATTTTTGAATGTGCTCTTGATTTAGATTGTCATTGTGACTGTCACTGCTGGTGATCTCccactagattttttttccaacttcCTAGTTTCCTGTGGTATGACTAAACCCATTTCTTTGAGTCAGACAAGACACTGGCTCAGATTTTAAACATCATGCAAAAGTCATTGACGGATGAAAGAAGGAAGAATAGGGTTAGTTTTCTGCTGAAATTTCCTACTTCAGCTCCTCCCCATACACAACTGATGGTGAATATTTAGGCACTTTGGTCTAAGTTTTCAAAAcatagtgattttgggtgtcctgCTTGAGTgacttaaaggggcctgattttcagatatagatgctcagcactttctgaaaataaagccCCTTTATTTTGGATACCAAAAAAATCAAGGCATCCAAAAATATTAGTCACTTAAAAATATTAGGTACTGATGTAGAAATTGGGcctcattctgatctcatttaaatctaaagtaattccactgatgtcagtagagTTCACACCAGTTCAAAAATAGTGTGAAATATGAATCAAGCCTAATGTATTAAATGGTTGACTAAAATATTATCTCCATTATATTTTCCACAcactttttttgttctatgtttaaaATATCCAAGCTTGCTTGGCAATACTTTTTTTCAAATAAAGGCATGCTTCTTACTGCTTATGGCACTGTTATTCTCTAGGGTGCaatcctggcaccactgaaaTAGCAAAACTTCAGTGGGGGTCTGAGTTTCACccaagattttttgtttttactatttTCTCCATTATTCCATGATGAAATGAAGTTAGATTAACTGGATGATATTTGTCCAgatcttccttctttctttcttctgtaaAATTTGTAAGCACATTTGCTTCCTTTCAGTTTTCTAATTACATCCTCTTTGAGAAGGAGAATCTGCATCTAGACTTTACTCCTGGACTGTTCGTTCATGGCTCCTGTGCTGTCTATTGTTCACTGCTACTAATTCACTGAGGTAAATGAATTTCATTCTGATCTTAACCTAACAAAGGGAAAGGTACCATCTTTTCCCCACTCACCTGAGCTCGGAATTCCTGTCTCTTTTTAATTTGCTTAGGAGAAAAGGTTTGGGCTTCAAGATATGCTATTTCCACTTGTGATGGTGCTGGTATTTCTTGCTATTCTTCTTTCTAAGCTATAAATCCTTTGAGCTGCTGTTTCTGCATAGGGGCACAAGGATGGATGGTAGCAATGTCGACACTGTTTGAGTAGCTTAAGAATGGCTTTTTGTCTGTATAATTAATGCACTGTCCTTTCATTCTTAACATTACTGGTACTGCAGTAGAACTGCTGTATTCTGACTAAGGGCTTGCACGATGTATTAGTTCGTGCTAgagggtgtaaattctagtgtacAGTAATGTGTGAtgcactaactggcctgtgtggaccctTCTGGTGTGCACTAACcgttccctagtgcacattaacttagtactgtttgaaatgggactactcTAGGGGACATTTTGTGCACCTtcagggtccacatgggccagtATATGCTAGTTCATGCTCAAATTCACACTCCTCTAGTGTGGACTAAtactccatgtagacaagccttaattCTCTCTCCTTGCATGTCTTAAGGGCTGATCCTACAAGTTTCTGAGCACATTCAACTCCCAATGACAGCAACAAGTAGTTACCTTGTAAAAGTGCCACCCTTTGGGTGGGAACACTAAATGGAAAAACTGAATTCCAGTTGACTGACTGTAGTAGGATCCTTGTATAATTCACATGGGGAAGCCTTGTGAAACAACAGAAGAATCTGACTTACCCAAGAGGCTAGGACACTTTTTCTAAGGGGGCTGCCTTTGTTTATACTTTGAAACATATGTGATAAATTAATCTGTGCTTTGGAAAACAGGTCATATGGACATCATCTGCTAAGATTAACATTAATCTTCATTTTGTGGATTTACTCTCATGTTGGcgcttttatacttttttttaaaaaaaatgttctgctTTTGATACCTTTCATTCCCCTGTATTTCAGATATTGCTCAACCACTGCACCACCGGAATCAGGACTGTGCCATAGAGCAGGGCagaaaatggttttcctgtcctgcaTGAAGTTTAGTGAtttcaaaaaaaattcccatttcaCAGTGGGATAAAACTGAgacctttttgaaaattttcacggATATCAGAGGTGCAACCCTACACTCCCGGTCACTCTGCTTTCTTCTTAAGAAAACTGAAAAGACTGACACTTTCTCCcataatgaatatttaattatttatacaaagtagaacagcttcaacaggagagctctaCTCAGAATAGCTAATAGCTTTAGTGGTTAGGGCGTTCACCTGGGCTGCAAAAGACCTGGGTTAAAATCCCTGTCCCAAATCAAATAGTGCAGGGACCAGAACCTGGTTCTTCCATGTCTCCTGTGTCCCCAGTGAGCACCACAACTGCTGGACTATTGGCTAGAATGTGGGGAGGGTGTTTCTCTGGCTTtcacagaaattccatcctggaccagaGTCACTTTCTGTAAAAAGTTTGCCAAAACTGGTGCTAGGGTTGCCACCCATCTGGGTTTTACCCAGACTGACTAGTTTTTGGCTTCTGTATCAGGGTGCCAGTGAGAGTTGCCAggtgcctggtcaaaaagggaacttggcagtgtccagtcagatgtacCGATCAAACGCCAAAAGCCAAGTTactgcagggcggggggaggcaccTGGTCATtaacccacaccagcccctgctcagccagggccaACCCCTAcctgcagacaggctccttgtcaggctgaagcagctcccgtcccagccccagagcagagggaacccagctggagttgtgggagggaggtggaaatgATCCAGAGAGtaatgggggaggtgggagaagagtgagggatGAGGGTGCAGCCTTgagggggaagaagcagaggGTCAGGGTTTGGGGGATGAGGCATAGaaggggcagggcgtgggggaagaggtggagcaggggcaaggCCTTGGGTGGAAGCGGCAGAGCAGGGGCGAGGccttggggggatggggggggggcctcaggggtcCGATTACCAAtgattagaaaggtggcaaccccaACTGGTCCTCTCATGGGAAAAGTTTCAGGTTTAATCAGCATTTTGCAACAAAAAACTGTTttatcaaaaaattcccaaccagctctactggcAGTAATGGAAGCTTAACTAGACTAGCTTACTTTTGTCAATATTATGAGATACCTGATGGAATAAGAGTAGATTCTTTACATATACAGGGGTATTTAATAATGTAAGGCCCAATCCTCCCCCTACCCTCATGGTATGTCCCAGAGACCACAACATGTTACCTACCATTCTTCACATCATTTCCCCACTCAAATAGGATCCCCTTTTCATTGCTCCTGGGTACCACATTTGGCATCTCAATATTGGATAGAAGCCCCAAACTCAAGCTTGAGCTGATAAATACTGTTTCTTCTTTCCATCATGACAACCTGAGATGCAACGCCACCATCTATATTCCCAATATTCTGCATATCCTTACAGTGTAAGTCTGAGAACCCAATTTACATAATATAGTCCAGAAGCATGAGCACACTATAATCATGCAAAAAAGACCATATGATCAGAATTCAGATACTTCAGAAAGAAGATTTTCATTTCTTCCAAGGAGCAGGTAGTATAGTTCCCTCCCCACTAAGGAGCATTTGGAAAGGTAAGGGGCAAAATATGAGTAATGTTGATGCTGTTACTCCTTTGGACCCAAGCTGCTGGTCAAAGTTCAGGGCACTATAGGTTGTTTCCAGTAGAAAGAGAAATTGATAGAGccaggtattttctttgatgcaatcttgtttatttacagagaTTATACATAATGTCCTGTTTCCTGCACTCAGTAGGACTCAAACAGCAGTAGATAGCTACTTTGCTTACTATTTCAAACCTGCCTTTCCAGACAGCATTCTGTGCCCCAAAAGCTTTTCGTCAGGACCTCATTATGTCTGTCTACCTAGCttgtgccctctctctctctctctctgtgtccacgccaccctcacccccaaacaCATGTACACCAATGAAAGCTCTAGTCCAAGCATTTGAAAACCCTTGGGCCACATCATTTATTTTCTACTCAAGCTTTTCCATGTGCTTTTGTTTGGTACTACTGAGATTGTTTCAGCCATTTCTTTACACTTATCCTGAAAGAAAAGCAGTGGATACGCCCAACCCATAACAACAAGGTTTAACCCAACTCACAACAATACTTTCACTTTAGTGTTCCAGAATTTTTGGTATTTCTTTGAACTACAGAGATCTACACTCCTGCCTTTCAAACATGTTTGTTAACTGCAACACTGTAGTTATAAAATGAATGGTCCTTTTTAGAAGCTGAACTTTATATGTCTGCAAATACAAGGACATTGATAGGTTCTATGTTATGCAACTTAGATAATGGAActctaaaacaggggttctcaaatcaCCACTTAATGGTCTCATCTCATCTCATGGTCATATCCCTGTCATTCATTATATCATGAACCACCTCTCTTCTCCACCTGTCCACTAGtcatgggggagggaaaaacagcaggggtgtgtgtgtgtgtgggggggggggttggtctTAATAGTGTGATGAAAAAAGCATTTCACAGTTTGTGATGAAAACTCCAAGTGGAAGGGTAAAAGACAGAGCAGAATAAAGAAATACATGTTTAAAAGATCAAATAGACATGTCATTTTGAAGGTGACTCATGAGAGAAAGGTGGTTCAGTAGTTTAATTACCGAgtgttctgtctccagctcttcTCTGTCTAAAAGACTCgtggactttaaggccagaggggattATCATggtaatctaatctgacctccttcacattgcaggccacagaacctcacctacctaCTTATGTAATAAATCCATActctctggttgagttactgaagtccccaGATCTTGATTTATAAGCTTCAAGTTACAGacaatccaccatttactttagttcacaccagcaagtgatccatgccccacactgagaggaaggcaaaaaaaaacccagggtctccacCAATCTTACCTGGGGAAAGATTGCTTCCCAACCagaaatatggtgatcagttagaccctatgCATGAgcgtgagacccaccagccagacagctTGGAAAGAATTCTCAatggtaactcagagccctccccatctagtgtcctatctCTGCCAGTGGAGATATTTGCTattagcagtcacagatgggccatatgccattgtaggcaatctcatcataccttcccctccataaacttatcaaactcagcCTTAAAACCAGTTAGGTATTTTTGTCTCCACTAGTCCCctgaaggctgttccagaacttcactcctctgatggttaaaaaccttcatccaatttcaagcctaaactaattgatggccagtttatatccacttgttcttgtgccaacattttccttaacttaaataatttcTTTCCCTCTCTGGTGTTTacagatagcaatcatatctcctttGTTAGGgtaaacaagtcaagctccttaagtctcctcttgtaaggtagAGTCTCCATTCCTCTTATCATacaagtagcccttctctgtacctattctagtttgaattcatctttcttaaacatgggatacTAGAGTTGCACACGGTATGCCACATGAGGTCTaaccagtgccttgcataatggtaataacacttccttatctctgctggaaataTCTCACTTGATGCACCCTAGGATTGCactagcctttttcatggctgcatcacattggcggctcatagtcttCCTGTAATCAACCAATACACCCTGGTCTTTCTCCgcctctgtcatttccaacttATACGATCCCCTCTTATAGCAaaaatttttgttgttagtgcctaaatgcatgactttgcactattaaatttcatcccatttctattattccagttttcaaggtcatgtGTGATATTCCAGTTCTCCTCcgtactggcaatacctcccaactttgtgtcatccacaaattttattagcacactcccaccttTTGTGCCagctcattaataaaaatgttaaataagactggtcccaagaccaatccttgaggaacaaCACTACTAACCTCCCTGCAGcttgacagttcacttttcagcaTGACACACTGTattctcccctttaaccagttccttacccaatTTTTGATTCTACTATTAATCCTAttttccatgtggaactgtataaaatgctttactgaaatccagatagattagatctactgcatttcctttatttagaaaatcagttatcttctcaaagaaagaaatcaggttggtctggcacaataTATCTTTTGGAAAAccgtgttgtattttatcccaattaccccTATGTCCTTACTACCCtcacttttaaaatctattttaacaccttgcatacaattgaggtcaaactaatgggcccatagtttcccagatcacctttttttctcctttcttaaatataggtactatatttgcaattTTCCAGTCAGAGAGTATGACTCCTGAGTTTAagagtcattaaaaatccttgctattgggctagCAATGTAACATGCCTGTTCCTTTATGTTCTACTGAATGGAGGTTATTCAGGTCCCCCGATTTGGTCCTATTCATTTGAGTTTGGCTTCGACCTCAGAgatggtaatttctacttccatatacCTGTTCCCATTAGCTGCCCTGCCACTGCTCCCAATGCCTCATTAccctcattaaaaactgaggcaaagtatttgtttaggtgttgggccgtacctagattatctttaatctttaccccatcctcagtgttatCACTTTTCCCCTATGCTTTCTGACCtgcaagaggtagctttccttgctgatccatcccatcttccattccttgcagGCTTTCTATTTTCTCTTAATAACCCTATTTGAGATGCTtgtcatccagcttggtctgcaacccttccctatgaattttttcccctggcttgggatgcaggtttcagctagcttctgcaactttgacaaagtaattccaagcctccccCACATTCAAATCCTTGTGAGCTTTAGCTTAATTCACTGGCACCAGGGTGACAATAGCAGTGATGATGGTGGCAGAGGAAGATGTGGTGGTGTTGGGAGGAAGGCAGCATTAATGTTCACAGTAGGGTGGTGCCGTGCTTGGCATCATGATTTGTCTCAGACACTACAGCAGCATCACTGAAATGTTCTCCTGGCACTGCAATAGTAACCTCACGTGCTGGCCCCCACACCCTCCTGATTATTCTGCTTTATTCAGTGGAGGAAGCAGTGGCAGGCACAACACTGAGTCTTGGTACTAACACAAGTGGCTTTGGACAAGGTGTGCATTGTCTTGCCCCTGACGTTGTTTCTCCTGGTTGGTCAGTCTTGAGAATTACAAGTTCAGGGCATCTTTATAAAGAAGCTATTGAGGCATGCATAGCTCACACAGTCCTTTTGCCACCCACTaagagctgctgctgtcattGCCTTTCTCCTGAGGAACACTGCCTCACAAAGCCAATATAATGTGCAACCGGTTTGTGGGAACCTGGAAACTTGTCTCCAGTGAAAAATTTGATGATTATATGAAAGAATTGGGTGAGAAATGCTATTTTTATAAtctttgtttggaaatgtctctTCTTCTTCTATTTGCTCCTGGAAAATGTCTTCTTCCCGGGCCTGGGGACTCTTCACTCTGGTTATATCTGTGGTGtagttctttatttttttccctctctctcttcaatTTCAGCatcttaaaatgaaaaggagaaatCTCTGGTTTGTTATAATAAATTTACTAACTACCTGATCTGCATCTCTTATTCCCATTTAATgagaaatgggggaaaaaaatattttttgtcccTCTTGCATACACTATTAAACTTAGAACTTACAATCACGTACTGTATTCCATCAACTTGTGATGGTGCTGCTGTCTCCTGACACTGAGCTTCCTGGGGTCTAAATCCATGAATGAATTCATCTGTTACTGAGCAATTCTGGGAATGAAACAAATTAGGCAttctttttttagtttaataCTGGCTTCATAATTTTATAATGATTGCACTAGTGGTCACTCTCAACATTACTGTTGTTATTGCTGAGACCTTAATTCCCTTTACTTTAAAGGTTAAAGAGAGTAGCAGAATAATTCCAATTGACTAACTACAAGCAATTTTGGGTATAAATTCTGCTAGGGAGGTTTTTGGGAAGATACCAGGTCTTAAGAAAATTATTTCAGCATTGAATATTTGCAGTGACTAATATTGTACTTTACAAATACTTTGATCTCACTATACCTAGTACCTTTCATTGAATTTAGCACATCATAGAATTTACAAAGATGGTAActattattatccacattttacatttAAGAAACCAAGATGCAGCAAGTCAGAGGCAGAATGAGGAATAAAAATCTCAGACTATTGCTCTAACTAGTTGACCAGGATGTGGGCTGTGTGGTATAGTGAACCTTGTAAAAGGAGCCTTGTAGATGGCAGTTGTATTTGTAGCTTTTTGCTCCCATTTACTTTTATATTTGAATTTTTCTCTATTTGACATGTTTACTTTTCACTGatgtttagtttcagagtagcagccatgttactctgtattcgcaaaaagaaaaggaggacttgtggcaccttagagactaaaaaatttatttgagcataagctttcgtgagctacagctcacttcattggatgcattcagtggaaaatacagtgggaagatttatatacatagagaccatgaaacaatgggtgttaccatacacactgtaacgagagtgatcacttaaggtgagctattaccagcaggagagctgggggagaagggggaactttttgtagtgataatcaaggtgggccatttccagcagttgacaagaacatctgaggaacagtgtggggtgggggaggggggggaagctcaccttaagtgatcactctcgttacagtgtgtatggtaacacccattgtttcatgttctctatgtatataaatctccccactgtattttccactgaatgcatccgatgaagtgagctgtagctcacaaaagctaatgctcaaataaatttgttagtctctaaggtgccacaagtcctccttttctttttactgatgttTAGATATTCCAGAGACACTTAAGTTTTGTAACTACGCTTCCATAACAGAGAATACTAACTAAGAGTACCCCAATTAGTCTCTTGTATATTTTATGTTGTGAAGTACAAACAGAAATGTGCTAGATTCTAGACACTTTGATTCTCtactacagctggttgaaaaaattgaattttgaaatgttttgactagTAAAAGACAAggggaaaatgtttcaaaaatatttctgtgaaaAACGTTTGCCACCAGCTCTGTTCTCTACATAGGTGCAGTGCAGATTAATAGCTTCCTGTGTTCCTGCCTACCTGAAAATACATAATTCTTGTGTAGTCAGTATATCCTGGTTTCTAACTAGACATACAGTATAATTCCAGTTATCTGAATTCCTTTTATCTGAAAATCCTAGTTTTCAGAATCCACAATGTGTCCCCAAGTAGCCCTATGTGAATTAATCACCTGCTAATAACTTCTAAATTAGCCTCTGAGAGcctcttagggcaggtctacactacatctGGGATCGACGCTttgagatcgatccaccagcaGTTGTTTTAGTGGGTCtactgaagacccaccaaatcgacagcagatcacgCTCCAGTCaatccctgtactctacccccaacaagaagagtaaggtaagtcgacgggagagtttctcctgtcaacCCCCCACGGTGTATACCCTGcggtaactcaacctaaggtaaGTTGACTCCACCTACGTGAATAACGTGAAATATGTgagttgcgtagcataggttGACTTACGGCGGTAGTGTAGGCATAGCTTTAGTGCTAATCAATGACTTTGTATTTTTGCAGTGGTTTTGAGAGGTTACCTGCAGTTACTGAGACCAAATCCAGtttcagcagcaacagcagcttgGAAAGACAAATTAAATTATGTTTAATTTGAATTAATCAGTATTAAGTTATGTACACAATGATTCTAATACCACTCAGTAAAGTTgttcaaattgttttttttcattcttttataaAGTACAAATTATTAAGCAAACATCAGCATTACACTCTTTATTCCCcatatttctctatcagtgtAACTGCAGCTCAAAATAGCACTTCCGTTTATCTCAATGCCCGGCTATCCAAAACTTTCAGAAGTCCCCCAGCCCATTCAGATAAACAGAAGTGTACTGTACATACACTGGACTGGGGAATGCCTCAGCCTATGAAATGCAGTTTTATATGTCGCCTCTGAATCTGAGGAATAAGTGTCACATTCCAAACTGTGATATCTGTTTAAAAGGAAATTGCTCTGATGCTCTGTAAAGTGATAAAGAATTTCTTCCTTCATAGAGTATAatggtatttttatgtctgatttgcaGGAGTGGGCTTAGCCACCAGGAAACTAGGTGGCCTGGCCAGGCCCAATGTGATCATCAGAATGAAAGGGGATGTGATAACCATCAGAAGTGAAAGCACCTTCAAAAACACAGAGATTTCCTTCAAATTGGGCCAAGTGTTTGATGAAACCACAGCAGATGACAGGAAAACCAAGGTGAGGGTAATGATTTCCTTCAGAGGGTTTCTGATCTGCTGGATGACAAATGGGAGGATTTTTTTATCCTTAAAAGCAT
The window above is part of the Chelonia mydas isolate rCheMyd1 chromosome 2, rCheMyd1.pri.v2, whole genome shotgun sequence genome. Proteins encoded here:
- the LOC102944802 gene encoding myelin P2 protein, which encodes MCNRFVGTWKLVSSEKFDDYMKELGVGLATRKLGGLARPNVIIRMKGDVITIRSESTFKNTEISFKLGQVFDETTADDRKTKSVVTLEKGSLVQVQKWNGKETTIRRKLVDGKMVVECDMKGVVWTRIYERV